The DNA sequence TGTCCCATTGGTTTTCCAGACCACCCCCCTTTCACCTTTCTCTCTTGTTTTGAGCCCATAGTTTCACCTTTCTCTCTTGTTTTCCGCCCATAGTTTCACCTTTCTCTCTCGACCATACCCTTTAAAAACACAAGACTCTACCCTCTAATCATCTCATCATCGGAAACGTGTACCAATTTTGATCACCCTAGCTTTATAAGAACTGATTTTATCTGACTTACAATCTGCGGACAGATACCCGGTAGATAGATGCACCGTCGTACCCACAGGCAAGTATATAACTTGGATTTGAATTTACTATTttaagagtaaaggtatagaactccaAATATACGGTACCAAAGTTCGCCGatgaaaaataatatcaaaaccacATGGTATTAAATTTTATTCTTGCTTTTAATCACCAGGGTTAGTTTaagttgaatttcttacccAATACTctcatggggatccgggttagaataggtcccaagtaccccttgcttgtcgtagaaggcgactaaatggggtggtccttcggatgagaccgcaaaaaccgagatcccgtgtcacagcaggtgtggcacgataaatatccctccctgctcaaaggccgtaagcgccgagcataggcctaaattatgcagtccttcaccggcagtggtgacgtttcaatatgagtgaaatattctcgagagggacgttaaacattattcgatcaatattcaatcaatctttccCCAATTCATAAATTGTAGTTCGTAATAGCCCCAAGTAACACATTAACACTGGTACTGGTGTTTGACGTTTTATAGTAATGAGGTCAATTTGGGTAATTAGTGGCACCGGACATGATAATGCGGTTTTACAATCTTCAggcacttggagctattacagACTTCAATTTATGAATTCGGGTAAGAAATTGaacttaaaaatgatatttaatgtTGCGCATTGCAATTCaaaaacattctgtttagtggTACAATGCCATTGCCCAGCTAAGATTCGACTACATTTCggaattcatttctgcatacCTTGGAAAGTATACGGAATTCcagatgaactttggtagtaacgTACATTGGTTACGTATGAATGTACTAAAATATAGAGTAGAATTGTATAGTATTATACcatttagtttatttattttcattggcgatcttgggtaccctatattttgGAGTTCTTACTATTACTCTACTACAGTAAATTCAAACCCAAGCGATACAATTGTCTGTGCGCCGTACCATAATACGACCCGGCTGTGACGAGCCGTACAAAAAAGCAACCACGAAGAAACATTGCCATagttttggggggtttttttcCACTTGTCATTGCATTCCTTGACTCCTTGGAAAACTTTTCGAATTTCACGgtaaattcatatcaaattacCATTTCCTATGAAATGAGTACGACATTTTGACAAcgcagtttctttttttttttatgcaatCGCAATCCTGAATGTATCCCCAGACGCATCCATGGAATTCTTTGCGTCACAcgacaacatacatgtaatgattttaGCGTCCCTAAGGTGCTCATAATTTGGTTTTTTGTCTTTTTCAGTTGAAGGACTGCCATCATTTATTTCGACTTAGAAGACATTCCCCTGTCGCAAGCATAATTGCTCTTCTCGTGAGTTCCAAATAAAAATGACAAACAATTTGTGATCGCAAGGAAAACGCCAGTTATGGATGACGCCGTGACATTTAGATACAGTAACCTCAGcatgaaatacaatgtaaacGAGTCAATGGAAAACGTCACAATTCTCTACCAAACACAGACCGATACAGCCAGCGCAGTGATAACCCCGACATGCGAGATCGCCTCTCAGATAGAGATTATTGTTATGGGGTACTTATCGCTCTTGATCATCGTCCTGGGAATGATCGGAAACAGTCTATCTATCGTCGTGCTAACGAGGAAAGCCATGCACACTTCCACCAACTGCTACCTGTTGGCGCTGGCAATCTGGGATACACTGGTCATCATCTGCACTTTACTTCTGATGACCTTTCCGTCCTTGTCACCGGAGTTCAAAAATCACGTGATGCCGTATGTGGTTGTAATCATGTACCCGCTCGCCCCTACCGCTCAAATGTCCACTCTCTGGTTGACCGTGTCGTTCACAGTGGAACGATATATCGCTGTATGTCATCCACTACAAGCTGCCCGGATGTGTACAGTGGCGCGCGCACGAGTTGTCATAGTGGCCGTATCAGTGGCTTCCATTCTCTTCAATTTGAGTCGTTGGTTTGAATACCGCTTAAACTTTTGCGATCCGAGCGAGTTTAACAACAATCAGTCCAGTCTTTCTTACGAACAAACGGATTTGTGCGATCTGAGCAAATTTAACAACAACCAATCAAGAATTTCTTACGAACAGACGGAGTTCGGGAAAAACAACGATTACAAACAAGTTTACTTCTTCTGGTTCTATCTTCTGATCATGTTTATCGTCCCAATTACCTCGCTCTCGGTGCTCAACATATTCCTCATTCTCGCCGTTCGCCAGTCTCAGATTCAGCGCAAGGACATGAATGTCCGGCAGTCACGTGAGAATAACGTGACCATCATGCTGGTTTCCATCATCATTGTGTTTATCATATGTCAAATTCCTGCTCTGATTTATAACCTGGCGTGGTCCATCGACATCGACACAGTCCAAACCCAGTGTGGATGGAACGTGCTCTCCATTTTCCGCAACTTCATGGTAACTTTAAACAGCTGTGTCAACTTCATTCTGTACTGTGCTTTAGGACAGAGATTTCGTCATACCTGCATTCGATCGTTCTGCCGTTGTTTGATATGGACGGAAGATGGACATTCCTTCCGGTATGTAAATTCAGCGATGATGGCATCATCTTCTGTAAACACATATGCTAAATACCGCTTAGTTTGTGCTAAGCGGGGTCTTCTAACATTCCGAATGGAAAACATGGCACCCTCTTCCGGACTTGGGAGAAGATCGACAATGCAGACATCTGAACTACCTACCAAGTCCTCGATCAAAACGTCTAAAACGGACGGAAGTGGCGGACTGGTGCAATCTGTGAGGAGTCCGTCTCTTACAGCCAATAGGAGCCATGCACACAAGGAGTGCCTTCTTGATGACTTGTCGGACACCCAGAAAAGCATCTAGTCACAAAATACGATACACAACATCACCGAAAAGGGATATCTTAGAACATCTAATCAAACACATTTTCATGCAGTTGATAGTAAAGGCTAATTTTAGGAgttttatataaagaaaatgggGGGTTTTTTTCGCCCTATCTCATGATCTTTAGTACAAGGAGACTGTGTTAAGTGCATTCTGTAACATGTGCTCGTATTGTCGTTTTAaggtcatgtacatgtatgtgtaggataccaaaaacaaacaaaaaagtgtttatagaattttgtaaaattatttaaaagtgTTTTAATATTGCTGAAAACCCGTATTTACCTCAAAAATTTACTATGAGCCCACCGTTATTTACCCATTGttcacaaatctttacttgaaaattcaatagAAAAACATTACCCCAAAATTTAATCCTTTCAAACACGTCTTTTTATTGGTGTATATCGTGTATTAATGATAgatttacattgttgtttgatcaaatattTAGATAGAAAATCCATGTAAACAAAGCAAAGTCCTATTTTCATTTATGCGTCCAAAATCTTGATTGGGTATCCTATGaccttaatatatatattatttttttttgaaaacgttGATATTTACGAATTGATATATACCGTATATGCACTCCAAAACGAGGCATGGAACGGCATATCATGACTTTTTCGTGACATTTGGTGACCATACTATACTACCGAGTTGCGAATCATATCATTCAAATCAGCAAGAAAAATTTAACAAAGAAAGGGTCGCTTCTGGTAACTGTAGAACTGTAGCCGACTGGTTACAACGGATGACCAGTCGCGGTCTTCCGGTATAAATCATATCTGGGGGGGATGTCATACGCCATCAGCTGTTAGATGTGGTGACATGAGGACCTATATTAGACGTACTGAACCACTCAGCAGTGAGGCTTCTTCATCGTGCCGACATCAGCTGTTAGATGTGGTGACCTCCActcagcagtgagggttctttatcgtgccgacATCAGCTGTTAGATGTGGTGACCTCCActcagcagtgagggttcttcatcGTGCCGACATCAGCTGTTAGATGTGGTGACATCCActcagcagtgagggttcttcatcGTGCCGACATCAGCTGTTAGATGTGGTGACCTCCACTCAGCAGTGAGGCTTCTTCATCGTGCCGACATCAGCTGTTAGATGTGGTGACCTCCActcagcagtgagggttcttcatcGTGCCGACATCAGCTGTTAGATGTGGTGACCTCCActcagcagtgagggttcttcatcGTGCCGACATCAGCTGTTAGATGTGGTGACCTCCActcagcagtgagggttcttcatcGTGCCGACATCAGCTGTTAGATGTGGTGACCTCCActcagcagtgagggttctctatCGTGCCGACATCAGCTGTTAGATGTGGTGACCTCCACTCAGCAGTGAGGCTTCTTTATCGTGCCGACATCAGCTGTTAGATGTGGTGACCTCCActcagcagtgagggttcttcatcGTGCCGACATCAGCTGTTAGATGTGGTGACCTCCACTCAGCAGTGAGGCTTCTTTATCGTGCCGACATCAGCTGTTAGATGTGGTGACATCCActcagcagtgagggttctttatcgtgccgacATCAGCTGTTAGATGTGGTGACCTCCACTCAGCAGTGAGGCTTCTTTATCGTGCCGACATCCACTGTGAAAAGGAACTTCATTTTAACCTGAGAGACCCGAGATTTTCATCTCTAATGTCAAGCGCTTGTCGAGCGTTTAACGCGTCGGGTTTGAAGCTGCCGCGGTTCAAACCCTCGAAGCAAGCTCAAACACTTTGCCGATTAAGATACCGTGAGCAGTCAGAATTTGAGAGTATTTGAATACATACTTAACCTCTGGCGGATGTCTCCAAACATGTCATAATGATTGGATGTATTAATTCTTTGAACTCGAGCTTGCTTCCATTTATGTTTGATACATTTGATGTTGGAGCGGATACGGCCATTCAAACcacaattttcaatcaaatgaCCCGTAATTTTAGACTGAGGACTAGAAAGTAATTGCTTTGTATCAGTTGTGTTGCTACTTGGGATTTCATTAATCGGAGCTTCATCCCCGTAATCCTCCAATTCATTTCATCTGTGTTCACGATATAAAGTCGTCACGACAAACAGCGTGTTAGACTATGCTAGAGGCGAGTGTTTGAAGAGAATACGGGGACTTGTCCTTATTGTATGGCAAATGGTTGTGAATTTCAGTGTTATCAGGTGACAAATGCGATTTCCTTAATTACAGACTAGATGTTCGTGTTTTGTCGTAATTTctattcatcaaaataaaaaaaaaaatcaagtgtGCTTTATCTACACGAATTTTTCGTTCAGATAAAAACAATTTGAGAGTTCAATTATTGTACTGATTTCATCTCTTGGAATTTCGTCTCATATTGTaacatttgttttcatatctATCAAAACAGTGAAAAACTATAAATTGCACATGTGGTCGATGCGTTTTCAACTTTTAAATTACATGTTGCATAAATGCACATGACATAGTTGCATAAATGAACATGACATAGTTGCATAAATGAACATGACATATTAAaggaatatttacatttctagtgatcttgcctttgatatttgtacAACGTTATATTTCCTGGGTTCCCACAGCCGCTTGGTTGTTTGGTCCACTCTTTTTATCGCCACTTTTTTGGGAGCCTCGACTCCACAGGATACATGTGTCCCCCAAAGTTCTTACACGTAGGAACACAACAATACTGTGGCATGTTTACAACAATTGGCGAGGAGTTCCGAATGTACACCAGCTACCCTTGTACGCGGGAAAATAAGCGGGTGCATACTATTGTGATGAATATTTTGCACTAGTGAACAATCCGCGTATGAAACTTAagaaatatagtacgtctattttgaTGACGGGGGAATTGCGACAGGATTaaaagaaagtaaaatgtaaatatgatcaagatgtgtttgtgaaacacaaatgtccccgataatgaccaattccaaagattgtcaaggtcacaaggacaaatatcttggtaccagtagaaagatcttgtcacaagaaatagtcatgtgaaatatcaaagctctaatatttaccatttagatgTTATGACCAAAGTCAAAggataaaaaatgttggtacccacggaaaggtcttgtcacaaggaatactcatttgaaataactaagctctagcacttaatgttcaaaagttattagcaaggttaacattttcaaaaagtaggacaaacgtcaaggtcacagggtcaaaaatgtaagtacccacgaaaaggtctaaactcttgccacaaggaatactcatgtgaaatgtcaaacctctaccacttactgttcaaaagttgctaacaaagttaaagtttcagacagaatgacagacaggccATTAGCAATATGCCCTTCGatcataaaaacaaatttcatttttgaaaatacacgagggcatgAACTGTAGCATGAAGCGTCTAtcttaatttaatttttaatttcttaaatgtCGTATCCTCGCATACATTGGAATTTTGTTGAAGGTTGTGCTTTTTATGAATTGCTTCGTATTCTATAAGCGATGTATCTACCGTGTCTCATTCTATTCTCTTTGCTAGACACAGCTTGCCGAAGCTTGTTTTAgctttaaatggaaaccatctAGATAAAACAGTGTGACGTTTTACTAATTCGCATCATCTTACCCTAACAGCATGCTTTGCTGTGAAATTCAttcctcaaaaaaaaaaaaaaaaacgatggAACCCTAGGGTAATTTGAATGATTCTAATTTTGTGTAGAGATACAAACGGGACATTTGTAATGATTCTTATTGTGTGGACCACGAGGTTTACgctgaaaatacatgtaaagcgAGGGTAAACCGGATGCTAAGGGGAAAAGGTCAGCTTGCGCATGCAAAAGTGTACGTCTTCACCGAAGCCAATCGGAACATCGCTCGGCCTTTTCTGCGATGTTCCGGTTTTACCGGAGTTTAATTTCGCTACCTTTATTTATAGATACGACCtaataatgattgattgattagatattgtttaacgtcactctcgagaatctttcactcaaatggagacgtcaccattgccggtgaagggttgcaaaatgtaggcctatgctcggcgcttatggcctttgagcaggaagggatctttatcgtgccacacctgctgtgacatgggtcctcggtttttgcgttctcatccgaaggactgtcccatttagtcgcctcttacgacaagcaaggggtactggggacctattctaacccggatccccacgggatgaccTAACAGTGTAGCACGTGACTGTACACATGGGGAGAAAAGTACAAGTTTACCGGAATCAGTAATGTTTCATAATTAACACGAgaattaaaaattaatgttcTGTATGGTTTGTGAAAAACGGATTTTAGTGTTCtatataaaaaagataaatgCCCTGCATTTATCATTTTGTACATATTGTAGTTacgtgtaaatacatgtatattcacctTGGCTACGATCAACAAAGGAAGTAATATATTGTTGTTAATATCTTAAAATGGACATTATATGTGAAGTTGCACTGAGGTTTCGAAATGAAAACGATATTCAAGTTTGTGAGCATCAATATTCTGTTGCTTGATTTGTTTAACTGGGTTTGGTACATAGATGTCTGAAATGTCAAGTCAACAGGTTATTTACACCAGAATGTGTTCTTTGGTGAATTTGAACTTTAA is a window from the Ostrea edulis chromosome 5, xbOstEdul1.1, whole genome shotgun sequence genome containing:
- the LOC125649997 gene encoding FMRFamide receptor-like, producing MDDAVTFRYSNLSMKYNVNESMENVTILYQTQTDTASAVITPTCEIASQIEIIVMGYLSLLIIVLGMIGNSLSIVVLTRKAMHTSTNCYLLALAIWDTLVIICTLLLMTFPSLSPEFKNHVMPYVVVIMYPLAPTAQMSTLWLTVSFTVERYIAVCHPLQAARMCTVARARVVIVAVSVASILFNLSRWFEYRLNFCDPSEFNNNQSSLSYEQTDLCDLSKFNNNQSRISYEQTEFGKNNDYKQVYFFWFYLLIMFIVPITSLSVLNIFLILAVRQSQIQRKDMNVRQSRENNVTIMLVSIIIVFIICQIPALIYNLAWSIDIDTVQTQCGWNVLSIFRNFMVTLNSCVNFILYCALGQRFRHTCIRSFCRCLIWTEDGHSFRYVNSAMMASSSVNTYAKYRLVCAKRGLLTFRMENMAPSSGLGRRSTMQTSELPTKSSIKTSKTDGSGGLVQSVRSPSLTANRSHAHKECLLDDLSDTQKSI